In a genomic window of Zingiber officinale cultivar Zhangliang chromosome 9B, Zo_v1.1, whole genome shotgun sequence:
- the LOC122025203 gene encoding E3 ubiquitin-protein ligase RING1-like, which produces MASLSSRILSPDCYAPLISPPVPPSPSISFRAHSSLIPSLHIAAESFLAPAFVFIFVALCILHRRCRGRRTAAAPDADPEVAFEDDDGEVDHHVWYIRTAGLDESTIGAIATWTYKADEGVLGSSRGDCAVCLSEFQDGELLRLLPKCHHAFHIGCIDTCLRSHINCPLCRVPVVTLVSAAGGSVRGASTSFSSVSSSLSSAADQAGSSSVPSGLMDYNQIDGRASETCRYTLEVVPAAERWELGAAPENRNMINQFPNSEIGMPGDVEGQELHPIRRSFSMSSFPHPTALNRLVLEENMKETGLGLELATKTWRKQGNTSNGITSLQKETGRFLSSTSERFFSSKHG; this is translated from the coding sequence ATGGCGTCTCTCTCTAGTCGAATCCTCTCGCCGGATTGCTACGCGCCGCTTATCTCGCCGCCGGTTCCTCCCTCCCCCTCTATCAGCTTCCGTGCTCACTCGTCCCTCATCCCCAGCCTCCATATCGCCGCTGAATCCTTCTTGGCCCCGGCCTTCGTTTTCATCTTCGTCGCCCTCTGCATCCTCCACCGCCGCTGCCGCGGTCGCCGGACTGCCGCCGCACCCGATGCGGACCCCGAGGTCGCCTTCGAGGACGATGACGGCGAGGTCGACCACCACGTCTGGTACATCCGGACCGCGGGTCTCGATGAGTCCACCATCGGGGCCATCGCCACGTGGACCTACAAGGCGGACGAGGGCGTACTCGGCTCGTCCCGCGGCGACTGCGCTGTGTGTCTCTCGGAGTTCCAAGATGGGGAGCTTCTCCGCCTCCTCCCTAAGTGCCACCACGCCTTCCACATTGGGTGTATTGATACTTGTCTCCGGTCCCATATCAATTGCCCTCTCTGCCGTGTGCCCGTAGTAACCCTAGTCTCAGCGGCCGGTGGTAGCGTTCGTGGAGCAAGTACTTCTTTTTCCTCTGTTTCATCCTCCCTAAGTTCGGCCGCGGATCAAGCCGGATCCAGTTCAGTCCCCTCTGGCCTAATGGATTACAATCAGATAGATGGGCGGGCATCGGAGACTTGTCGCTACACCTTAGAAGTGGTACCGGCAGCTGAAAGATGGGAACTTGGAGCTGCTCCTGAAAACAGAAACATGATCAACCAATTTCCAAATTCTGAGATAGGAATGCCTGGTGATGTCGAGGGACAAGAGCTTCATCCCATACGGCGTTCATTTTCTATGAGTTCCTTCCCTCATCCTACTGCGCTGAACAGATTAGTTTTGGAAGAGAACATGAAGGAAACCGGCCTGGGGTTGGAATTGGCTACTAAAACCTGGAGAAAGCAAGGCAACACTTCAAATGGCATCACCTCATTGCAGAAAGAAACTGGAAGATTTTTGTCAAGTACTAGTGAAAGGTTCTTCTCATCAAAACATGGGTGA
- the LOC122025201 gene encoding vegetative cell wall protein gp1-like, which translates to MASSASVFLAVAALLAVACSAQGPSPAPLRPPAIAPTRPPAVAPIFPPPPPTPPPPPSVAPASPPPAVPPPSSPPARAPTSNPPSVAPASSPPAPPPPHSIGFPPTSPPASPPTSPPGNSANSAAVSWIAVAGALVAAAAAL; encoded by the coding sequence ATGGCCTCTTCCGCCTCGGTCTTCCTCGCCGTGGCGGCTCTCCTCGCCGTGGCGTGCTCCGCACAGGGCCCCAGCCCCGCTCCCCTCCGGCCTCCAGCCATAGCGCCCACGAGGCCCCCCGCCGTCGCCCCGATCTTTCCACCCCCGCCTCCgacccctccccctcccccttcCGTGGCTCCCGCCTCCCCTCCCCCGGCCGTCCCTCCGCCGTCCTCTCCCCCGGCGCGCGCCCCCACCTCCAATCCCCCATCGGTGGCTCCCGCCTCGTCCCCTCCCGCTCCGCCTCCGCCGCACTCGATCGGTTTCCCACCAACCTCACCGCCCGCCTCTCCGCCCACCTCACCGCCGGGCAATAGCGCCAACTCCGCTGCCGTGAGCTGGATCGCCGTGGCTGGAGCCCTTGTCGCCGCCGCGGCCGCGCTCTAG